From the genome of Chanos chanos chromosome 5, fChaCha1.1, whole genome shotgun sequence, one region includes:
- the ttc39b gene encoding tetratricopeptide repeat protein 39B: MDLRTSIEECSMALNLVLNNRFSEALDLLRPWSKDSMYHALGYSSILVMQAAMTFEHKDIQAAMATIKEALQTCQKFRKRSSVVESISSLVSKQSSDNLKEEEMHAEICYAECLLQKATLTFVQDENMISFIKGGIKIRTSYQIYKECQHVLNMCQELGVDSEAFRQFEGGVRLGIGSFNLMLSLLPARVLRLLEFIGFSGNREFGLSQLREGAASQSLRAILCALTLLLYHTYVCLILGTGEGNLVEAEALLEPYLEKYPKGSIILFYTARIALLRGHFEKAQGKFLECINAQQQWRQIHHICYWELMWCHSFQQQWMEAYRYADLLCKESRWSKAIYVYQKAAILSMMTEEEVKKTGENIVELFRKVEGLKQRLAGKSIPTEKFAVRKSRRYSAATPVKLVIPALEMMYVWNGFTIVGKRADATEGLLITIEKAEEQLRSNPNPSEYHPDDQCLVQMLKGLCLKHLGRLLQAELCFTQVLASEKRIRYDHYLIPFTLYELGLLYKQQGDFRKATRYIEDAKLNYKDYSMESRLHFRIHAALNSLKGSPASSP; this comes from the exons ATGGATCTACGAACCTCTATTGAAGAGTGTTCCATGGCCCTTAACCTGGTCCTTAACAACAGGTTCTCAGAGGCTTTGGATCTTCTTAGGCCATG GTCTAAGGACAGTATGTACCATGCACTGGGTTACAGCAGCATCCTGGTGATGCAGGCAGCCATGACCTTTGAGCACAAAGACATTCaggctgccatggcaaccattAAAGAAGCCCTACAGACCTGCCAGAA ATTCCGAAAGAGGAGCTCAGTGGTGGAGTCCATATCTAGCCTGGTGTCCAAACAGTCCTCAGACAACTTAAAGGAGG aggaAATGCACGCAGAGATCTGCTATGCTGAGTGCCTGCTGCAGAAAGCCACACTAACATTTGTACAG GATGAAAACATGATAAGTTTCATCAAAGGTGGCATCAAAATACGCACAAGTTATCAAATATACAA GGAGTGCCAGCATGTGCTGAACATGTGTCAGGAGCTGGGTGTGGACAGTGAGGCCTTTAGACAGTTTGAGGGCGGAGTCAGGCTGGGCATTGGCTCCTTCAACCTG ATGCTGTCTCTTCTACCAGCCAGGGTTCTCAGACTGCTGGAATTTATTGGTTTCTCAGGGAACAGA GAGTTTGGCCTGTCTCAGTTAAGAGAAGGAGCTGCCAGTCAGAGTCTGAGAGCCATACTCTGTGCCCTAACTCTCCTCCTCTACCACACATACGTCTGCCTTATACTGG gtacTGGTGAGGGTAATTTAGTGGAAGCAGAGGCGCTGTTGGAGCCTTACCTAGAAAAATATCCCAAG GGCTCCATCATTCTGTTCTATACAGCAAGAATTGCACTGCTGAGAGGACACTTTGAAAAG gcacagGGGAAGTTCCTGGAATGTATCAATGCACAACAGCAGTGGAGGCAGATCCATCACATATGTTACTGGGAGCTGATGTGGTGTCATAGTTTCCAGCAGCAGTGGATGGAGGCATATCGCTATGCCGACCTGCTCTGTAAGGAGAGCCGCTGGTCAAAg GCAATCTATGTGTACCAGAAGGCTGCAATTCTGAGTAtgatgacagaggaggaggtgaagaagacaggagagaataTTGTGGAGTTATTCAG gaaagTTGAGGGCTTAAAGCAGCGTTTGGCTGGGAAATCCATCCCTACAGAAAAGTTTGCAGTGAGGAAATCACGGCGTTATTCTGCTGCCACTCCTGTTAAACTGGTGATCCCAGCACTG gaaaTGATGTATGTATGGAATGGCTTCACTATTGTTGGTAAGCGGGCAGATGCTACAGAGGGACTTCTCATTACCATTGAAAAAGCAGAGGAACAACTTCGCAGCAACCCCA ACCCGTCTGAGTACCATCCAGATGACCAGTGTCTAGTGCAGATGCTGAAAGGGCTTTGCCTCAAGCATCTGGGCCGACTGCTGCAGGCAGAGTTGTGTTTTACACAGGTCCTGGCCAG tgaGAAGCGTATTCGGTATGATCATTACTTGATTCCCTTCACTCTTTATGAACTGGGTTTGCTGTATAAACAACAAGGTGATTTCAGAAAAGCAACACGCTACATTGAGGATGCCAA GCTGAACTACAAGGACTACTCTATGGAGTCTCGGCTGCATTTTCGGATTCACGCGGCACTAAACAGCCTTAAGGGTTCACCAGCCAGCTCTCCATAG